From Nerophis lumbriciformis linkage group LG39, RoL_Nlum_v2.1, whole genome shotgun sequence, one genomic window encodes:
- the socs3b gene encoding suppressor of cytokine signaling 3b — MSGAASSEGRVQRADVTPHHFKPFSSHAHYQQVMRALGKLQESGFYWGAVGGREASSLLRSEPPGTFLIRDSSDHHHFFTLSVQTARGTKNLRIHSEVGGFYLQPDSQCTQAPPQFDCVLKLVAHYMGKGPEGGELKGRCVYLIHTGGERIPLELLRPLINSLSSLQHMCRRTLNNQGLGGSERVQQLPHTLRDFLEEYDAPI; from the exons ATGAGCGGCGCCGCCTCCTCGGAGGGTAGGGTTCAGCGGGCCGACGTCACCCCGCATCACTTCAAGCCCTTCAGCTCGCACGCGCACTACCAGCAG GTGATGCGCGCGTTGGGTAAGCTCCAGGAGAGCGGCTTCTACTGGGGCGCCGTTGGGGGACGGGAAGCCAGCTCCCTGCTCCGCTCGGAGCCCCCCGGGACCTTCCTGATCCGAGACTCCTCGGACCACCACCACTTCTTCACGCTCTCCGTCCAGACGGCCCGCGGCACCAAGAACCTGCGCATCCACAGCGAGGTGGGCGGCTTCTACCTGCAGCCCGACTCCCAGTGCACCCAGGCGCCGCCCCAGTTCGACTGCGTGCTCAAGCTGGTGGCGCACTACATGGGGAAGGGGCCCGAGGGCGGCGAGCTGAAAGGCCGCTGCGTTTACCTCATCCACACCGGCGGGGAGCGCATCCCCCTGGAGTTGCTGCGGCCCCTCATCAACTCCCTGTCGTCCCTGCAGCACATGTGCAGGCGGACCCTGAACAATCAAGGCCTGGGGGGGTCGGAGCGGGTCCAGCAGCTCCCGCACACGCTCAGAGACTTCCTGGAGGAGTACGACGCCCCCATATGA